One Rhodococcus sp. P1Y DNA window includes the following coding sequences:
- a CDS encoding CobW family GTP-binding protein: MAAAREHRSIPVVLISGFLGSGKTTLLNHLLRNNRGIRIGVVVNDFGSINIDSMMVAGQIDEVVSLGNGCLCCAVDASDMDSMFDVLAGSTSNIDVVVVEASGLAEPRNLIRMVLGSENPRIYYGGLVGMIDAVEFDATRSKHPEIDQHVQLADLVVLNKSDLLESSDLDSVRTTVRALVDDTPILTTERGRVDAELLFDVPKRVENLTEARQMSLDELLYEDDDHARHIHAGYSATSFESQEPLDPRRFVDMLENPAGEVYRIKGFVHFGIDGFDGKYVLNTVGRHISLQPASWDAGEIPATSIVSIGTDIDEELIQIRLLDCVRRSGDPIDESAMLPVHRYS, from the coding sequence GTGGCAGCAGCACGAGAGCACCGATCGATTCCCGTCGTATTGATCTCCGGTTTCCTGGGGTCGGGTAAGACGACTCTGCTCAACCACCTGCTTCGAAACAATCGGGGTATCCGAATAGGCGTGGTGGTCAACGATTTCGGGTCGATCAACATCGATTCGATGATGGTCGCAGGGCAGATCGACGAGGTGGTCTCACTCGGCAACGGCTGCCTGTGCTGTGCGGTCGACGCCAGCGACATGGACTCGATGTTCGATGTGCTCGCCGGAAGCACGTCGAACATCGACGTTGTCGTCGTCGAGGCGAGTGGACTCGCCGAACCCAGGAACTTGATCCGAATGGTGCTGGGTAGCGAGAACCCGAGAATCTACTACGGAGGTCTCGTGGGAATGATCGATGCGGTCGAATTCGATGCCACCCGGTCGAAACACCCCGAGATCGATCAGCACGTTCAGCTCGCAGATCTTGTCGTGTTGAACAAATCCGATCTGCTCGAATCTTCCGACCTCGACTCCGTTCGAACCACGGTGCGTGCGCTGGTGGACGACACTCCGATACTGACCACCGAGCGCGGCCGGGTCGATGCGGAGTTGTTGTTCGACGTTCCCAAGCGGGTCGAGAATCTCACCGAAGCGCGTCAGATGTCACTGGACGAATTGCTGTACGAAGACGACGATCACGCGCGACACATTCACGCCGGGTACTCCGCGACGAGCTTCGAAAGTCAGGAACCTCTGGATCCGAGAAGGTTCGTCGACATGCTGGAGAACCCTGCAGGCGAGGTCTATCGGATCAAGGGGTTCGTCCATTTCGGAATCGACGGATTCGATGGAAAGTACGTGCTGAACACAGTGGGCAGGCATATAAGCCTGCAGCCCGCGTCCTGGGACGCCGGAGAGATCCCCGCCACTTCCATCGTGTCCATCGGAACCGACATCGACGAAGAGCTCATCCAGATCAGGCTGCTCGACTGTGTTCGACGTTCCGGTGATCCGATCGACGAGTCGGCGATGCTGCCTGTGCACCGCTACAGCTGA
- a CDS encoding molybdopterin molybdotransferase MoeA: MTNRSAGSNRADSPGLATKDQGPRTRRAAASVEEHLELVTRLLEPLQNRPAESVSVAESLGRVAHSDVLSPVDLPLFRNSQMDGYAVLATDVSTVPVTLKVSATVPAGPYEEIRLDVGSAVKIMTGAPIPQNADAVVPVENTTADGGYVTVDVSRAAGDYIREQGSDITAGTLLIRAGQMLEPRHIAVLAAVGLSQVDVRRRPKVAVITTGAELVDAGSQLRPGQIYDSNGVTLAAHLTANGADVVAVNRSSDDADEFRRILRESTAVAELVITSGGVSMGDFEVVKDVLEPLGGQFGSVRMQPGGPQGTATIDGVPVLDFPGNPVSTVVSFLMFARAALRQAAGLPPISARSAPLAHSITSVAGKRQLLRGRLGSAGVELIAGPGSHLVAAMAWADVLVDVPEEATSLDAGTDVRVIPL, from the coding sequence ATGACGAACCGATCTGCGGGGTCGAATCGAGCCGACAGCCCCGGCCTGGCAACGAAGGACCAGGGGCCGCGAACCCGACGCGCGGCGGCGTCGGTCGAGGAGCATCTCGAGCTCGTCACACGTCTACTGGAGCCGCTGCAGAACAGGCCGGCCGAGTCGGTGTCGGTGGCCGAGTCACTCGGACGCGTTGCACACTCCGACGTGCTGTCACCGGTGGACTTGCCGTTGTTTCGAAATTCGCAGATGGACGGCTATGCCGTTCTCGCAACAGACGTATCGACCGTGCCGGTGACACTGAAGGTGAGCGCCACGGTGCCCGCCGGTCCGTACGAGGAGATCCGGCTGGACGTCGGCTCAGCGGTCAAGATCATGACCGGGGCGCCGATCCCGCAGAACGCCGACGCAGTGGTACCCGTCGAGAACACAACGGCGGACGGCGGCTACGTCACCGTCGACGTTTCGCGCGCAGCAGGCGACTACATTCGCGAGCAAGGAAGCGACATCACCGCCGGGACCCTGCTGATCCGTGCCGGACAAATGTTGGAGCCCCGTCATATCGCGGTGCTCGCGGCAGTCGGTTTGTCCCAGGTCGATGTTCGACGCAGACCGAAGGTCGCGGTCATCACCACCGGAGCCGAGCTCGTCGATGCTGGGTCACAGCTGCGGCCGGGACAGATCTACGATTCCAACGGCGTCACGTTGGCGGCGCACCTCACGGCCAACGGTGCCGATGTCGTTGCCGTGAATCGCAGTTCCGACGATGCGGACGAGTTCCGCCGAATACTGCGCGAGTCCACCGCTGTAGCCGAACTCGTGATCACGTCCGGTGGGGTGTCGATGGGAGACTTCGAAGTGGTCAAGGACGTACTCGAACCCCTGGGCGGGCAATTCGGATCCGTGCGCATGCAGCCCGGTGGCCCACAGGGAACGGCAACGATCGACGGCGTTCCCGTTCTCGACTTTCCAGGTAACCCGGTGAGTACCGTCGTCTCGTTTCTCATGTTCGCGCGGGCCGCTCTTCGCCAGGCAGCCGGTTTGCCACCTATCTCCGCCCGCAGCGCGCCCTTGGCGCACTCCATAACCTCCGTCGCAGGCAAGCGGCAACTTCTCCGAGGAAGGCTGGGCAGCGCAGGCGTCGAGCTGATCGCCGGGCCCGGTTCACATCTCGTGGCCGCCATGGCATGGGCGGATGTCTTGGTCGACGTTCCGGAAGAGGCGACATCGCTGGATGCCGGCACCGACGTAAGGGTGATCCCGCTATGA
- a CDS encoding FAD-dependent oxidoreductase — MTYLILQSCCNDASCTEVCPVDCIHPTPDEPQFMSAEMLHIDPDTCIDCGACVDECPVDAIRADHEVGAGQDIYFELNAGYFADNPRIGPDYSDNGPSNAGFDFSGTRVAIVGTGPAAFYTALELAAVRGIEIDMYDRDTTPYGLVRSGVAPDHPTTKTIADVFRAVAGKNSVRVHLGVEIGRDVTHDDLMEYHDAVVYATGASGARTLDIPGEDLPGSHAATEFVGWYNGHPDFRHLTFDLSSPRAVVIGNGNVALDVARILTTDPETLAQTDIADHALETLRNSRIREVVVIGRRGPAQARFTMPELVELSSLSGVELVSLPNEVNADEDSAAELGVEATAKLALIRRSAERTPSNVDTDSDSRRIVLRFHLSPVAIRGDGAATGIELARTASIDDGGDTVGAESTVSGETIDSTLIVRSVGYRGLEIPGVPFDDGRGVIPNVAGRVVNDVHDVVSGVYAAGWIKRGPSGVIGSNRKCATDTVRALLDDIATGRIPRAHPGRDELDAFIAAHAPSTIDFSEWTVVDAAEIAAGAPSGRPRIKFVDPDAIREVARQRES; from the coding sequence ATGACGTATTTGATTCTGCAGTCGTGTTGCAACGATGCGTCCTGCACGGAGGTCTGTCCCGTCGATTGCATTCACCCCACTCCCGACGAACCGCAGTTCATGAGCGCGGAGATGTTGCACATAGACCCGGATACCTGCATCGACTGCGGTGCATGTGTAGACGAGTGCCCAGTGGATGCCATTCGAGCAGATCACGAAGTAGGTGCGGGCCAGGACATCTACTTCGAACTCAATGCCGGCTACTTCGCTGACAATCCTCGCATCGGACCCGACTATTCGGATAACGGCCCGAGCAACGCCGGGTTCGATTTCAGCGGAACCCGGGTCGCAATCGTGGGAACTGGGCCTGCTGCGTTCTACACCGCACTAGAACTTGCGGCGGTACGCGGAATCGAGATCGATATGTACGACCGTGACACCACGCCGTACGGTCTCGTGCGTAGCGGAGTCGCACCGGATCATCCGACCACGAAGACCATCGCCGACGTGTTTCGAGCGGTCGCCGGAAAGAACTCCGTGCGTGTTCATCTTGGAGTCGAGATCGGCCGCGACGTCACACATGACGACCTGATGGAATACCACGATGCAGTCGTCTACGCGACTGGCGCGTCGGGAGCCAGGACGCTCGACATTCCGGGTGAGGACTTGCCGGGAAGTCACGCTGCGACAGAATTCGTCGGCTGGTACAACGGGCACCCCGATTTCCGACATCTCACGTTCGATCTGTCGTCACCTCGCGCAGTGGTAATCGGCAACGGCAACGTTGCGCTGGATGTCGCGCGAATCCTCACCACCGATCCGGAGACGCTGGCGCAGACCGATATTGCAGACCATGCACTGGAAACGCTGCGTAACAGCAGAATTCGCGAAGTTGTGGTGATCGGCAGGAGGGGCCCAGCTCAAGCTCGGTTCACAATGCCCGAGCTCGTCGAATTGTCCTCCCTGTCCGGAGTGGAACTGGTGTCGCTTCCGAACGAAGTCAACGCCGACGAAGACTCAGCGGCCGAATTGGGAGTCGAAGCCACCGCCAAGCTGGCTCTGATTCGCCGATCTGCCGAGCGGACACCGAGCAACGTCGACACCGATTCCGACAGCCGGAGGATCGTCCTGCGGTTCCATTTGTCGCCCGTAGCCATTCGCGGCGACGGAGCCGCCACGGGCATCGAGCTGGCTCGGACCGCGTCGATAGACGACGGGGGCGACACTGTCGGGGCAGAATCCACCGTGAGCGGCGAGACGATCGACTCCACTCTGATCGTGCGTTCGGTGGGGTACCGAGGACTCGAAATTCCCGGCGTGCCGTTCGACGACGGCCGCGGCGTGATACCGAATGTGGCAGGCAGGGTGGTCAACGACGTCCACGACGTAGTTTCAGGAGTGTATGCGGCCGGCTGGATCAAACGAGGCCCGAGCGGAGTGATCGGAAGTAACCGAAAGTGCGCAACGGACACGGTTCGCGCACTCCTCGACGACATTGCGACCGGCCGGATTCCTCGCGCACACCCCGGGCGGGACGAGCTCGACGCCTTCATAGCCGCACACGCGCCCTCTACGATCGACTTTTCCGAGTGGACCGTCGTGGATGCGGCAGAAATCGCTGCCGGAGCGCCGTCGGGAAGACCGCGGATCAAGTTCGTCGAC
- the moaCB gene encoding bifunctional molybdenum cofactor biosynthesis protein MoaC/MoaB, which yields MSDRTVPAESHTRFSHLDSEGRARMVDVSHKADTARIAVATGEFATTAEVIALVRADGMPKADVLATARIAGITGAKKTSELIPLCHQLALSKVDVVFGFTETTITVEATAKTTGPTGVEMEALTAVAIAGLTLHDMVKAVDPAATMNGVRLVRKDGGKRGRWSREPDMHVDNTTGDRTAAVLVASTGGARGTREDTTGPRIAQWLTDRGFVVRGPLVYADADIADGLRDALAGGPSLVVSTGGTGVSPTDATPEATRSILDRELPGIADAIRLEGAKVTPHASLSRGLTGVAGRTVVVNLPGSPGGVKDGLSVLAPILDHLLAQVAGDGLHEEAEVEK from the coding sequence ATGAGCGATCGCACCGTCCCAGCAGAATCGCACACTCGGTTCTCACACCTCGACTCCGAAGGACGTGCGCGGATGGTGGACGTCTCGCACAAAGCCGACACCGCGCGAATTGCCGTTGCAACAGGCGAATTCGCGACGACGGCCGAGGTGATCGCATTGGTGCGAGCAGACGGGATGCCCAAAGCCGATGTCCTGGCCACGGCGAGAATTGCAGGCATCACAGGCGCAAAGAAGACCTCGGAACTGATCCCGTTGTGTCACCAGCTGGCTTTGTCGAAGGTCGATGTGGTGTTCGGATTCACCGAGACCACCATCACCGTGGAAGCGACGGCCAAGACCACCGGTCCGACCGGAGTCGAGATGGAGGCGCTGACGGCGGTCGCGATTGCCGGACTCACGTTGCACGACATGGTGAAAGCGGTCGACCCTGCCGCGACCATGAACGGTGTGCGACTCGTGCGCAAGGACGGAGGCAAACGCGGCCGGTGGTCGCGCGAGCCTGACATGCACGTGGACAACACCACCGGGGACCGAACGGCCGCAGTTCTCGTCGCATCGACCGGTGGCGCCCGTGGCACACGGGAGGACACGACGGGTCCTCGTATCGCGCAATGGTTGACCGACCGAGGCTTCGTGGTGCGCGGTCCACTCGTGTACGCCGACGCCGACATCGCAGACGGGCTCCGTGACGCCTTGGCCGGCGGGCCGTCCTTGGTCGTCAGTACAGGGGGAACCGGTGTCTCCCCCACCGACGCGACACCGGAAGCGACGCGGTCGATACTCGACCGCGAACTGCCTGGCATCGCCGACGCGATCCGCCTCGAAGGAGCCAAAGTGACGCCACACGCGAGCCTGAGTCGCGGATTGACCGGCGTCGCCGGTCGTACCGTGGTAGTCAATCTCCCCGGTTCCCCCGGCGGAGTGAAAGATGGACTGTCGGTGCTGGCTCCGATCCTCGACCATCTGCTCGCGCAGGTTGCGGGAGACGGACTGCACGAAGAAGCCGAAGTGGAGAAGTGA
- a CDS encoding molybdenum cofactor biosynthesis protein MoaE, whose protein sequence is MTDILARIDGEPLDTSAVERAVSGPANGAVVIFNGVVRDHDGGQAVSALEYQAHPDAERFLEQCCAEVSAESGLPVAAVHRVGSLTVGDLALVAAVASPHRAEAFATCAVLVERIKKEVPIWKRQHFASGASEWVGL, encoded by the coding sequence ATGACGGACATACTCGCCCGGATCGACGGCGAACCCTTGGACACGTCTGCAGTCGAGCGCGCCGTCTCCGGGCCCGCGAACGGCGCAGTCGTGATCTTCAATGGCGTGGTGCGCGATCACGACGGCGGACAAGCGGTTTCCGCGCTCGAGTACCAAGCACACCCCGATGCCGAGCGGTTCCTCGAGCAGTGTTGCGCCGAGGTCTCCGCCGAATCGGGACTTCCCGTGGCCGCCGTACACCGCGTCGGTAGCTTGACCGTCGGCGACCTTGCTCTCGTCGCGGCCGTCGCGTCACCGCATCGCGCCGAGGCATTCGCGACGTGCGCTGTGCTCGTCGAACGCATCAAGAAAGAGGTCCCGATCTGGAAGCGCCAGCACTTTGCATCCGGCGCGTCGGAATGGGTCGGACTGTAG
- the nadE gene encoding ammonia-dependent NAD(+) synthetase has product MSLLRSELRTRILRELAVQSSIDPAAEITRRVDFLKTYLRSTPATGFVLGISGGQDSTLTGALCQRAAAELRSEGAEAEFLAVRLPYGVQADEDDAAIALEFIAPDRTVTVNIKAAADASAAATADALGTDEVRDFVRGNIKARQRMVAQYALAGELGYVVVGTDHAAEAITGFFTKFGDGGVDITPLTGLTKRQGAALLRELRAPESTWKKVPTADLEDDRPALPDEEALGVTYSQIDDYLEGKEVTDDVADKLELMYTNTRHKRAVPVTPFDDWWTTDN; this is encoded by the coding sequence ATGTCACTACTACGTTCGGAACTGCGCACACGCATACTGCGCGAGCTTGCGGTCCAGAGTTCGATCGACCCCGCTGCCGAGATCACCCGCCGCGTCGACTTCCTGAAGACCTACCTTCGGTCGACGCCCGCCACCGGGTTCGTCCTCGGCATCAGCGGTGGACAGGACAGCACTCTGACCGGCGCGCTGTGCCAGCGCGCCGCCGCCGAATTGCGCAGTGAAGGCGCCGAGGCGGAATTCCTCGCGGTCCGGCTTCCCTACGGCGTTCAGGCAGACGAGGACGACGCTGCGATCGCACTCGAGTTCATCGCTCCCGATCGGACGGTGACCGTGAACATCAAAGCCGCAGCCGACGCTTCGGCTGCGGCGACGGCCGACGCTCTGGGCACCGACGAAGTTCGAGACTTCGTGCGCGGCAACATCAAGGCCCGTCAACGCATGGTTGCGCAGTACGCCTTGGCCGGCGAACTGGGGTACGTGGTCGTCGGAACCGACCATGCCGCGGAGGCGATCACGGGATTCTTCACCAAGTTCGGCGACGGCGGCGTCGACATCACACCGCTCACCGGCCTCACCAAACGCCAAGGCGCCGCGCTACTCCGAGAGTTGCGGGCACCGGAGAGCACATGGAAGAAGGTGCCGACGGCCGACTTGGAGGACGACCGTCCGGCGCTCCCGGACGAGGAAGCACTCGGAGTAACCTACAGCCAGATCGACGACTACCTCGAGGGCAAGGAAGTGACCGACGACGTCGCCGACAAGCTCGAGCTCATGTATACGAACACGCGCCATAAGCGGGCGGTTCCAGTCACTCCGTTCGACGACTGGTGGACCACCGACAACTGA
- the moaA gene encoding GTP 3',8-cyclase MoaA, which translates to MTSSSIVGLGIPSISRISPIAVDDRPDVPVLIDKFGRVARDLRVSITEKCSLRCTYCMPEEGLPAIPTSDLLTPQEIARVVGVAVHSLGVEEVRFTGGEPLMRADLADILRLCSTVAPGIPLAMTTNAVGLEHRANALVAAGLSRVNVSLDTIDREHFAELTRRDRLPSVLAGVRAATRAGLSPVKINAVLMPETLHGAADLLEWCLSEGVALRFIEQMPLDADQEWARTNMLDAQRLLDVLSARFDLREIGRADPSAPAEEWAVDGTSATVGIIASVTRSFCSDCDRTRVTAEGTVRSCLFSDEETDLRAALRGGANDAELADLWRGAMWNKWAGHEIDAADFVPPARSMGAIGG; encoded by the coding sequence GTGACATCGAGCAGCATCGTAGGTCTCGGCATCCCCTCGATCAGCCGGATCTCGCCGATCGCGGTCGACGATCGCCCGGACGTTCCGGTACTTATCGACAAGTTCGGTCGCGTCGCACGAGACCTGCGCGTGTCCATTACCGAGAAGTGCTCGCTTCGCTGCACGTATTGCATGCCGGAAGAGGGACTGCCCGCGATTCCGACGTCCGATCTGCTGACCCCTCAGGAAATCGCGCGGGTGGTCGGGGTGGCGGTGCACAGCCTCGGGGTCGAGGAAGTTCGCTTCACCGGCGGGGAGCCGCTCATGCGGGCCGATCTCGCCGACATTCTTCGCCTCTGCTCGACCGTTGCACCGGGAATTCCGCTCGCCATGACCACCAACGCGGTCGGGCTGGAGCACCGCGCTAACGCGCTGGTGGCTGCGGGTCTCAGCAGGGTGAACGTATCGCTCGACACGATCGATCGCGAGCACTTCGCCGAGCTGACCAGGCGGGATCGTCTTCCCTCGGTGCTGGCGGGGGTTCGCGCGGCCACGCGGGCGGGACTGTCACCGGTCAAGATCAACGCCGTGCTCATGCCCGAAACGTTGCACGGGGCCGCGGACCTGTTGGAGTGGTGCTTGAGCGAGGGTGTTGCACTCAGGTTCATCGAGCAGATGCCCCTGGACGCTGATCAGGAGTGGGCGCGTACGAACATGCTCGACGCGCAACGCCTCCTCGACGTCCTGTCCGCCCGGTTCGACCTCCGTGAGATCGGCCGAGCAGACCCGTCGGCGCCTGCAGAGGAGTGGGCCGTCGACGGCACCTCGGCCACGGTGGGGATCATCGCGTCGGTCACCAGGTCGTTCTGCTCGGACTGTGACCGCACGCGCGTCACGGCCGAAGGCACTGTTCGTTCCTGCCTGTTCAGTGACGAGGAGACGGATCTTCGCGCTGCGCTTCGCGGCGGCGCGAACGACGCCGAGCTCGCCGACCTGTGGCGCGGAGCGATGTGGAACAAATGGGCAGGCCATGAAATCGACGCTGCGGACTTCGTACCGCCGGCGAGGAGTATGGGAGCGATCGGTGGTTGA
- a CDS encoding MoaD/ThiS family protein produces the protein MKSTLRTSYRRRGVWERSVVEVRYFAGAADASGCEKEMFDLPRGSDLSALKAAVLHRHGDAVVDVLRVSAFLVGENLTRDPSTTLGDRVDILPPFAGG, from the coding sequence ATGAAATCGACGCTGCGGACTTCGTACCGCCGGCGAGGAGTATGGGAGCGATCGGTGGTTGAGGTTCGTTATTTCGCAGGCGCCGCGGACGCATCCGGTTGTGAGAAGGAGATGTTCGACCTGCCTCGTGGCAGCGATCTTTCCGCGCTCAAAGCCGCAGTGCTGCACAGGCACGGCGATGCAGTCGTGGACGTGCTGCGCGTGTCGGCATTTCTCGTGGGGGAGAACTTGACCCGCGATCCGAGCACGACGCTCGGCGACAGGGTGGACATCCTGCCGCCGTTCGCCGGTGGGTAG
- a CDS encoding N-acetylmuramoyl-L-alanine amidase, producing the protein MNRSVAFGALVAGALAVSLSLPATALAAPAETAANGSELSAKTVFLDPGHQGTGHSEDLNAQVDDGRGGTKNCQTTGMTTLDGVAEHTINWKVSQLVESSLESLGATVVTSRADDSGWGGCVDDRARAATESGADVAVSIHADSTSAGADTDKHGFHLIIPTLPIPDAAANAAQSEGGRSASTLMRDAYQRAGFTPANYAGVEEGLQERSDVAGPALTGVPLVFVEMGNGSNPDDAAVLESPEGQLQHAIALSTGIIDYLLGPDTTVTATEEDVQSDSSTDPGETASTPAITASAPAATASAPAKSGGNALSRLLSGISPYVEAVGVGGLSDLVTEDRVRSVSNVAQGLLKQLLAS; encoded by the coding sequence ATGAACAGATCAGTTGCCTTCGGCGCGTTGGTTGCCGGAGCCCTCGCGGTATCGCTCTCGTTGCCGGCGACAGCCCTTGCCGCGCCCGCCGAGACGGCGGCGAACGGAAGTGAGCTGTCCGCCAAAACCGTGTTTCTCGACCCGGGGCATCAAGGAACTGGACATTCCGAGGATCTGAATGCCCAGGTCGACGACGGTCGAGGCGGCACCAAGAACTGTCAAACCACCGGAATGACGACCCTCGACGGGGTCGCCGAGCACACGATCAACTGGAAGGTGTCGCAGCTCGTCGAATCGAGCCTCGAGAGTCTGGGCGCCACCGTCGTCACCTCGCGAGCCGACGACTCGGGATGGGGTGGATGCGTCGACGACCGCGCACGAGCGGCGACGGAGTCGGGGGCAGATGTTGCCGTGAGTATCCATGCGGACTCGACGTCGGCGGGTGCCGACACCGACAAGCACGGATTCCACCTGATCATCCCGACGCTCCCGATCCCCGACGCCGCGGCGAACGCAGCGCAGTCCGAAGGCGGCCGATCTGCGTCGACGCTGATGCGGGACGCCTACCAGCGTGCGGGGTTCACCCCAGCCAACTACGCGGGCGTCGAAGAAGGTCTGCAGGAACGCTCGGACGTGGCAGGTCCGGCGCTGACCGGCGTGCCTCTCGTGTTCGTGGAAATGGGGAACGGATCGAATCCAGACGACGCTGCGGTGCTCGAAAGCCCGGAAGGTCAGCTCCAGCATGCGATAGCTCTCTCCACCGGCATCATCGACTACCTGCTCGGGCCGGACACCACCGTTACGGCGACCGAGGAGGATGTGCAGTCCGACTCCTCGACCGACCCGGGTGAGACAGCATCCACTCCGGCAATTACGGCGTCCGCTCCGGCCGCTACAGCGTCAGCGCCGGCCAAGTCCGGCGGCAACGCGTTGTCTCGGTTGCTGTCGGGCATCTCGCCCTACGTCGAGGCGGTCGGTGTCGGCGGACTGTCGGATCTTGTGACGGAGGACCGCGTTCGGTCGGTGTCGAATGTCGCACAGGGACTACTCAAACAGTTGCTGGCCTCCTAG